The nucleotide sequence ACTTTTCAGATTTGTGCGTTATGATCACATTATTTCACTGTCATTATGCGTTTGACCACCCACAGGTCTGCAGACCAGCCAAGATGCCCATTTCTATGCCACCTCTGCGCGCTTCGAACCCTTCAGCAATGAGGGCAAACCCCTGGTGATCCAGTTCACCGTCAAACACGAGCAGAAGATCGACTGTGGCGGTGGATACGTAAAAGTCTTTCCATCTGATCTCAACCAGGCTGACATGCACGGAGACTCCCAGTATTACATCATGTTTGGTGAGTCTGTCAGGATGTTCATTGTCAATGCCTGTGGAAAATAATTAATCAAAGTTGATGTGACTTTTAGTAAAGATATATGTAGTTTTCATGCTGGAAAATGGCATTTGATGTATTCTTGTGACAATTAAACAGGGCCTGATATCTGCGGCCACAGCACCAAGAAGGTTCATGTTATATTCAATTACAAAGGCAAGAATCACCTCATCAAGAAAGAAATCAAATGCAAGGTGAGATAATAGCTGATCCAAAAATTAAGGTTCTGTCATTTAATCATCTATATGACCGAAGAACAAAGTATTGTGATTGGTATTGTGATTGAACTGCAGTTGACCAATCACAATTGAGGaacatgtaataaaaaatagtaaaatgtatgattttttttacatttaatttattatgaGGTCAACTTTGTACCATATgtcaatgattttatttattttattattaattcaagATCCGTTGAATGAATATTTTCTTTCCGCTGTCTTTTCAGGATGATGAACTGACTCACCTGTACACACTGATCCTGAATCCGGATCAGACTTACGAGGTGAAGATTGATAATGAGAAGGTGGAGTCCGGATCTCTTGAAGAGGATTGGGACTTGCTGCCCCCAAAAAAGATCAAGGACCCCAACGCCAAGAAACCTGAGGACTGGGACGACCGCGCCAAGATCGATGACGAGAGCGACACCAAACCCGAGGTGCGATTGGGTTAATGATTTCTGTCGATTCGGTAAACCTGTGTTCCCATTTCGACTTTTAAGTGTCTTTTTTGTAACACTGTCAGGACTGGGACAAGCCTGAGAATGTTCCCGATCCTGACTCTATGAAGCCTGAAGACTGGGATGTGGACATGGATGGTGAATGGGAACCTGCAATGATCCCAAACCCAGAGTACAAGGTAAAAATTGGCACGCTAGCAGTCATGTCCCAGGCTGTTGTTATTTTGACAACATTTCAGCTTATTTTCCACTTGATTTGTAGGGCGAATGGAAACCCAAACAGATCGATAACCCGAATTACAAAGGAGTCTGGATTCACCCCGAGATCGACAACCCAGAGTACACTGAAGACACAGAGATCTacaaatttgaaaacattgGTGTCATTGGGTTGGATCTCTGGCAGGTATCGTTGTTTCAAAGACAGTACAATTGGTTTTCACAAAGTAATGCTTTAAGGGTTTTAAAATCAattcaaatatacagtatttcaaCAGAAAATTGTTAACTTGCCGGCAGTTACTTTAAACAAACGTAACTTCGTTTGCACGCATTCGTTGACTGCCcttacacacattcacaaccATTGGAGTGCCTGTAAATTATT is from Triplophysa dalaica isolate WHDGS20190420 chromosome 3, ASM1584641v1, whole genome shotgun sequence and encodes:
- the calr3b gene encoding calreticulin 3b; this encodes MQIITLFQIVSVALSAFTVNAAVYFQEQFLDGDAWKSLWVNSEHKSDYGEFKLTAGNFYGDAEKDKGLQTSQDAHFYATSARFEPFSNEGKPLVIQFTVKHEQKIDCGGGYVKVFPSDLNQADMHGDSQYYIMFGPDICGHSTKKVHVIFNYKGKNHLIKKEIKCKDDELTHLYTLILNPDQTYEVKIDNEKVESGSLEEDWDLLPPKKIKDPNAKKPEDWDDRAKIDDESDTKPEDWDKPENVPDPDSMKPEDWDVDMDGEWEPAMIPNPEYKGEWKPKQIDNPNYKGVWIHPEIDNPEYTEDTEIYKFENIGVIGLDLWQVKAGTIFDSFLITDDVKAAEDFGNETWGATKGPEKKMKEEQDEKKRKEDEEKNKEQSTEAEDEDDGEEEEEEEEETDELPEEDEEDEEALPKDEL